In the genome of Rhopalosiphum padi isolate XX-2018 chromosome 1, ASM2088224v1, whole genome shotgun sequence, the window CTTTTATTTTGATCATTGGCCATACTAGACGAACAGCTGAGTGGATATATTGTTCTAAATCAATATGAAAAGTAGTTGGTAGTATTAGTGAAAGTTGTTTCAAAAACTCAAATGCTGTACAATAATCAGTAACTTACTGATTTGCCCAccaacaaataacaaaattacaaaataatggtTCATGAACAAcgaataattgattaaatagaTATGGACATCTTGAAAAACTACTATCCATCAATACATATGtattgttgtaataaaaatgtattttactatatacctagtctataatctatattatacgaAGTTAATACtttgtatatataacaatatattaagtgGGTACCtactaactatataaaaatgaagAATGACGGCTGATCAAAGTACAATAGGTACACCGTACACAACGCCAAATTTGCGAAACACGTTTTGAAGTTGATGGTTTGAATACGCCACAGACCGATGTAACACGATTGTGCactttttacctttttatattTGAGAAAATACAACTCGATTGCACATCTTTTACCTTTTTTCTTTGATCAAAcacaaaaatttatataaatatcaattcaaaaaatttaccaaaattaataataacgtaatacgtagtaaaaaaaaaatgaaaataaaaataatacttgcatcacagtaatttattattatgagtcaaatataacaaaaatcaaGTTCTTATAACTTTTTAGCATAAAAACGTGGTACTAATGtcagcaaataataattatttaaagatatctcattatttttatatttttttccaagtatttaatataaatgcaatattttcttcTTGCTCTTTACGGGTTAGGTTAGATTAGGTTAGgcttgttaatattttgttgttatatactatattatatttttaaataagatgtactttgaatatccaataaaatataaataacttggtAAATAAATGGATGAACTGAACGTTATAGTGGGCACTgtagtggcgtatttaggattttGTCTAGGGGGAGATATACGTTGGCAAACATATAATTTCCTCTACCGAGGGGGGGGAGGTACACTTACCATTACTAccgtttcaaatttaaatattttgaaaatatcaatgtttttataaaatatgcataaaaactaaaagtttgaAAGCaccatgaaaaatatttttaaatacatttacatttttttttaaatattattatataattattatgtattatctacATATTAACCAATAAAGTGCTATGTAAGGTTAACaaacaatcattttaataatacgtaatattataattttaattattgtacaaacactacaaacttacaaatttaaaaaaaaaaaataaaaataaaatacgaattttaaattttgagcggAGTGATATATTGATAGGTATCACATTTTCACAATGATATGTTTCTTTTTTTGTCTGTATCATCACATTTTGGttagtaaaaatgcttcaattttcaatttcggGAGTGGTTTCTGGTTAGGTTTAAATGTAGTTAGTACTTTGaggaatcaaaaataaaaattctgtatttttcaaaataacaaggaaaaacaaaaaaaaaattaaagaaaaatcgagatttttacgcgaaactaatatttatcaaattttgttgatttaacttaaaaataaaaaacatatagacttgaaaattgtattaaatgtatatattcgtattttctatacataataagaatttaaaaatattccgagtatttttaaactataaatagtcATTgtcaaatttcattttttttttttataaatttgataaaaaaaagcttaaaaattaaatataatattatggttcctaaaaatctaaaatatgaacattagttaaaattgtaatattattatttaagttattgtttggCCAcctttattggtttttaaaactaaatagttaGTAGACTAGTATAATTaagtaaatgtaatatttttttgcacaaattaaataaacctaaATGTAATAGTTACtaatagcataaaataaattactttcataggaatatcaaaaaacatattacagTGGATTCTGCGTGGGCATGTTGGGACCAACCCTAATTGGCACATTAAGCGGTTGTCCACGTTAGACGGAATCCactttatatgaaatataattaaattcaaatttaacatatacatTAGTGACTTACTCCACGACGAGGTATAACGACGCCTTTTGTACAACAGGGCCAATCACCCATTACCTACTTGATTACttgatcaaaaatattaattaaatttaattactaaatacaattaaaaataaaatataatgatttgattGAACTTTTATTAACTACAAACAATATCTTCaagtagacatttttttttattaggtatctaaaaaaacttaataatctcTATTCAATaagaaaaagttttaattagttaattattaaattttaagaagcAGGAAAACTACCCATTAATAgaatcaaaaatagtttgttgtaatttagttaatagttttaaatttagatagtCTCTAAGTCAGTTTCTTTCAACTCCACTATTTGGATAAACATGGAAGGTTTTGAAGAACATTGATGAAATTAGAGACTTTCTTTATTAGTGATTAATTGAGCACTCTTTTGTAGTCAAGTTGGCCAAGTTTATTAACAACGACTGTTTAATTTTCAAGTCTTATGTAAATATGCATTTGTGTGTTGTGTCATTATGCAACTATAACACGTAGTTATTAGACGTAATAAGatcaataattgattataaatattataataatattgatcataAATTGGAATTCTTTACAAAGGTTTGATGCTTTAGTTTTAcccaatatttgtatttcattagTCAAAACTAGACACTAGTCCTAATGATTTTttcactatattaatattttaggtcAATTCTGAATTCCAATAACAGAGACAATAAGTATAGTgaagtaggtatacaaaaattttaaaaaaatgtaacaaaaatataaacattccATTTTATATAGGTTGGAATTAAGGATAGGAGGGGCATATTAAGGACCATtagataaacttaaaattatttagtaggtttttatacaaaaataacattttagtaattttaaaacaaataactatcTGACATAgtgatatctataataattttgtttatataaaataatgtattataaaatttaaactttgaatagatattaaaacaatttgctTTATAAAAAGTTAGGAAAAAACCTTTCATATAAATGAAGACTTAATTTGATGTATCcaccattaatttattattataataagatataatatgtttttattatttttattattctcatataaaaaatgatttaattgtaatttatttcatatttgtagtGACTATGTAATATACAATGAATATTCTTTAATCTTGATCCTGGATAAAATTTTAGAAaagaaagtaatattattaaattaattatatttaatcaattgtaatatgtattatgtacactaATAcagcaataatacattttagtgttCAGACAGATAaaagaatatgtttttttttattattattattgatgaggATCTACAATCAAATATCAGCCACTAGGCCCCTAAAAGTCTTAATCCCGTACTTTTATATCTCACTgctttatattgtgtatttgaaaatgtgataaaagaattgaataaatttaatttaatttttaataaaatatcaaaatatatacaataatgataataagttaaaattgtttttcttactATTGATACATACCATATATGTTTACTgtcaactatattttattttatataatatgttatgatataaataattgtatatacatttatatttcaagaaaataatcatttacgattagtattattattatttttttttacagataagcAGGGATTCACTGTATAGCatgtgtgttatttttttgatgACCCAAAACCAGAAAATCCCATTAATGCTGCCATATCATCATTTTGAGGTTCTTCATCTAATTCGTCATGTTTTCGTTTCTTCtccttctttttttcttttctatatTCTTTTAACTTTTCTtcctaaaaagtaataaaaaaataaaaataaaaatatttgaattgaaagtatatgttaaatttaaaattacttcttCTTTCAATTCTCGTAAACGCTGCTCTAAATCATaatcttttttcttttcttccattttttttttatttgattcaaatCGTTTTTTTACTTGATCCAGTGATGATCTCTCGATTTTCATGGACATTCCTAAATTTCTTTGATCTAAAAGTATGAAGTCATATAGatgttaaatatctatataataatataaaataattcagaatACACGCATGTCTCAATATCAAAGCTGACAAgtgatatttcaaatttttcctTATTCCTTGAagttaaagatatattatatttgagctATACAACtcataaaaacatattgaattatttttatcctCCTTTGAAGGATTATTTATTGAGACTTAACTGTACTATACTATTCTAATCAGTTATCAATAAAGACCAAATTCTTGTGCAGTTTCATATTCTTATTAcatgtttcaaatatttttaaaaaacaatttactaaCTATAAACCTAAATTGggctaaataaattaatcaaaacaaagttttataaatgttcaaaatcGCATTTCTGGGTTTAGGATTAAAATGCAGACTAAGGGCCAGTTGTACCGTCTTCAATTAAAGTTAATCATAGTTTAATCGGCCAAATTAGGCCAGTTAAAAAATCTGTTATCAGTGATTAAGCGTAATCGGAGTTTAATCGGAGACggcctttaataatatttcatctatatacattttaatattattataaatttataagtattatttataatttttgttacttTATCATTATAGTTCAACTTAGGATTAAACATAGTAAgaacaatatgaaaaatataatgaagaTTTGACTATCATATACAACCGATTGATGATTAACTATTAAAGTCCAGTCTACCCATAGTGGGCTATAGTAGCCatagaaaaaaactattataaatttacataatactaaattttaataaaattgtatagattataaattaaattataatatgtttgctttagatatacctacaatacacaaacattaataactagtaatgaaaatataattgtacatatttatgcTGCTATTTGTGTTCTTCAATTTCCAATAgaccaaaaatttaattttgtgtatttttaggTATTTGCTACACAAAAACATGGTCTttagtaatcactaatcaaagaataatttattttgagagAACACcataacactaaataatatttatctatattgttttataattatttgaattatagacttacgtttttttccatttatatgatccaaaaaattaattgaatcttTAACCACACAATCGCAAACATTACAGTAATAactagaatataaaaaattgatttagtaaaaattaacttaaataaaaaataaaaataagaactatTACCCTCCACTTTGTGAAGAAGGAGTGGCTTTAGTAATTACAACACTTTTTCCAAGTTTTGAGTCTAAGTCT includes:
- the LOC132917792 gene encoding zinc finger matrin-type protein 2, producing MSSNSRPEDHRRKWDRDEYEKLARKRLMDDLDDDRSKDLSPIKREMLKQRDYRVDLDSKLGKSVVITKATPSSQSGGYYCNVCDCVVKDSINFLDHINGKKHQRNLGMSMKIERSSLDQVKKRFESNKKKMEEKKKDYDLEQRLRELKEEEEKLKEYRKEKKKEKKRKHDELDEEPQNDDMAALMGFSGFGSSKK